The Helicobacter sp. 12S02232-10 genome contains the following window.
TGATTTCAGCAGGCAAACCAATGCAAAGATCATTGCACAAAGCATCAAATCGATCCAAAATCCCAACGATTTCATTTTGGACTTCTATGGGTGGGATGGGGATTGGAAGTGTCCAAAGATAATTTTTATCTAATTTTGGCATTGAAGCACCATAAAGATGTTTTTGAAATTCATTTTGATGATTTTTTAAGACATAAAATATAAATTTAA
Protein-coding sequences here:
- a CDS encoding restriction endonuclease subunit S, whose protein sequence is KFIFYVLKNHQNEFQKHLYGASMPKLDKNYLWTLPIPIPPIEVQNEIVGILDRFDALCNDLCIGLPAEINARQKQYEYYRDQLLAFKKND